TATGCCTTCCTCCCGGCCTCCACCAACGTGGCCTACTGCCCTGTCCTGAAGGGAGCGGTGGAGAGCGCCCTGCCCGATGAGGCCAACGCGGTCCTGGAGATCGTCATCGACGGTCTGGACCGGGAGTCGGTGGAGGAAGCCATGCGGACCGGTATCACCGCGGCCTGCCTGGAGGGCGTCCTGCAGATCGGCGCCGGAAACTACGGCGGATCCCTGGGCGATCACTGCATCGGCCTCTACGATCTCTTCGGGGAAGGGGGAAACCAGTCATGACCACGAGTTCCGTTATGGAAGGACACTGCCTGGACGAGCTGATGGAAGAAGGCGTCATCCTCGAATCCCTCAAGGAGGACAGCCTTCCCGTGGAGGCGCCCTGCCTCCGTCCGGGGACGATCCTGGGCAGGGAGCCCGGCGAGATCGCGGCGCTTCCCCTGCAGGTGGGCAACCGCCGGCGGCGGCTCGACGAGCTCTTCCGGATCACCGTGAAGGGCGACAGGGCGCTGGTCCTCAGAGGCAATCTGAAACAGATCAAGCGGATCGGCGAGCAGATGGAGGGCGGTACCCTTATCGTGCAGGGCGACCCGGGGATGCACCTGGGCGAACGGATGGAGGGCGGCGCTATCTATGTGGAGGGGAACCTCCCCGACTGGTGCTGCTGCGGGATGCGGGACGGTGCTGTCCGTGTGGCCGGGAATGCCGGCAACATGCTGGCCGGTGCCCTGCCCGGCGAGAGCCGGGGAATGCGCGGCGGTACCGTGGTGGTCATGGGCGACACCGGGATACGA
Above is a window of Synergistales bacterium DNA encoding:
- a CDS encoding formylmethanofuran dehydrogenase subunit C, whose translation is MTTSSVMEGHCLDELMEEGVILESLKEDSLPVEAPCLRPGTILGREPGEIAALPLQVGNRRRRLDELFRITVKGDRALVLRGNLKQIKRIGEQMEGGTLIVQGDPGMHLGERMEGGAIYVEGNLPDWCCCGMRDGAVRVAGNAGNMLAGALPGESRGMRGGTVVVMGDTGIRTGEAQRRGLIAVAGNVGAFAGARMVAGTIAVCGRLGTRAGGGMKRGTILALGGVEAMLPTFTRACRYRSPFVELYLRHLQQLGLPVDAPSAGGAFVRWTGDSTTIGKGEILVYEHHAE